A single window of Candidatus Planktophila sp. DNA harbors:
- a CDS encoding lysophospholipid acyltransferase family protein has protein sequence MLNKLPYGLLRAFLTPFLMSAFRPKVKGLRNVPAKGPVIIASNHLSFSDSIFMPLVVPRKVTFLAKSEYFTSPGPKGLMKKLTFIALGQVPVDRSGGRRSEAALITGLKVLAEGDCLGIYPEGTRSPDGRLYKGRTGIARLAIESGAPVIPVAMSNTDKIQPTGKVIPNLHRVGMVFGEPMYFDGDSTDLQYLRTVTDQIMSKIQEMSGQEYIDIYAPKKSNPDEINVAGEED, from the coding sequence GTGCTCAACAAACTCCCCTATGGTCTCTTGCGCGCCTTCCTCACGCCATTTTTAATGAGCGCTTTTCGCCCAAAGGTTAAGGGCTTGCGAAATGTTCCCGCTAAAGGCCCGGTCATCATCGCCTCAAATCACCTCTCCTTTAGCGATTCGATTTTTATGCCCCTGGTGGTTCCACGCAAAGTGACTTTTTTGGCAAAGAGCGAGTACTTCACATCTCCTGGTCCAAAGGGCTTAATGAAGAAGTTAACTTTCATCGCACTTGGCCAAGTTCCGGTAGATCGATCTGGTGGACGCCGAAGCGAGGCCGCTCTTATTACGGGCTTGAAGGTTTTGGCCGAAGGTGACTGTTTGGGAATTTACCCAGAGGGAACTAGATCTCCAGATGGTCGACTCTATAAGGGCCGGACTGGCATCGCCCGTCTAGCAATCGAATCTGGTGCGCCGGTTATCCCCGTTGCGATGTCTAATACCGACAAGATTCAGCCAACCGGAAAAGTAATTCCAAATTTGCATCGTGTAGGAATGGTCTTTGGCGAGCCCATGTATTTCGATGGAGATTCAACTGATTTGCAATACCTGCGCACTGTGACCGATCAGATAATGAGTAAAATCCAAGAGATGTCAGGTCAAGAGTACATAGATATTTATGCACCGAAAAAAAGCAATCCCGATGAAATAAACGTTGCAGGCGAAGAAGATTAG
- a CDS encoding PD-(D/E)XK nuclease family protein, which translates to MKKPIKPAREFISPSDLTFGLSTCKRCLWIKYWYKLSAPLQMPLVGTLSALQEEKFHNADMPTIDSTLRPGTITKWGEFVKSKPLRINESETRWRILGKYDLVATNTDGTLGLIDCKVSDSQRDSGVFYSPQLEAYSYALENPAAGRGQIVASQGLLIWKPVSAIGDDRSSFAFGVDQKYVAVERDSAHFLSVIEDFINVLEAELPDPGSECTTCIYLGARNALDKL; encoded by the coding sequence ATGAAAAAACCGATAAAACCAGCCCGTGAATTTATATCCCCTTCCGATTTAACTTTTGGACTATCAACCTGCAAGCGTTGTCTCTGGATTAAATACTGGTACAAATTAAGCGCGCCTCTGCAAATGCCCCTAGTTGGTACGCTCTCGGCGCTACAAGAGGAGAAGTTTCACAACGCAGATATGCCAACAATTGATTCAACTCTGCGCCCTGGGACCATCACCAAATGGGGAGAGTTTGTTAAAAGTAAACCATTGCGTATAAATGAAAGTGAAACGCGCTGGCGCATCCTAGGCAAATACGATTTAGTGGCGACAAATACCGATGGCACTCTCGGTCTTATTGACTGCAAAGTATCTGATAGCCAGAGAGATAGCGGTGTTTTTTACTCACCTCAATTAGAGGCATACTCATATGCTCTGGAAAATCCCGCTGCAGGAAGAGGGCAGATAGTTGCATCACAAGGTCTGCTGATTTGGAAGCCGGTAAGTGCAATTGGTGATGACCGAAGTTCTTTTGCTTTTGGCGTTGACCAAAAGTACGTTGCAGTCGAGCGTGATTCTGCACATTTCTTAAGTGTTATCGAGGATTTTATTAATGTATTAGAGGCAGAGCTTCCAGATCCTGGCTCCGAGTGCACAACATGTATTTATTTAGGGGCACGTAACGCTTTAGACAAACTCTAA
- a CDS encoding LysE family translocator yields the protein MVIPSRLTEYIVAAMVIILAPGPSVLFVIARAISWGRTVAIFTVAGNVTGSFVLSVFVAIGLGPLLQRSELAYTAVQWGGGLYLMYLGVDAIKHRAVHAADMRNQGDSAPSVARSIRDGFWVGSLNPKAIVFYAAVLPQFIDRERGSVTAQLIFLGAIFSTLAFISDGTWGLLAGTARQWLATDATRIEKLRAGGGSIMILLGVAVLISAIVSP from the coding sequence ATGGTGATTCCATCGCGGCTAACTGAATACATTGTGGCTGCGATGGTAATCATTCTAGCTCCAGGACCGAGTGTTTTATTTGTCATTGCACGCGCAATTTCCTGGGGGCGCACAGTAGCGATTTTTACCGTTGCCGGAAATGTCACTGGCTCTTTTGTGCTCTCAGTTTTCGTTGCCATTGGTCTTGGGCCGCTCTTGCAGAGATCTGAACTCGCCTACACCGCAGTCCAATGGGGTGGAGGTCTCTATTTAATGTATCTAGGTGTAGATGCCATTAAACATCGAGCGGTACATGCCGCCGATATGAGAAATCAGGGAGATAGTGCACCTTCCGTTGCTCGCTCCATTAGAGATGGTTTCTGGGTCGGCTCCCTTAATCCCAAAGCGATAGTTTTTTATGCAGCTGTTCTACCTCAGTTCATCGATAGAGAGCGTGGCAGCGTTACCGCTCAATTAATTTTTCTCGGTGCTATCTTTTCAACGCTGGCCTTTATTTCTGACGGTACATGGGGACTGCTTGCCGGAACGGCGCGTCAATGGTTGGCAACCGATGCCACACGCATAGAAAAGCTCCGTGCCGGTGGTGGTTCAATCATGATTCTCTTAGGTGTTGCAGTTCTAATCTCAGCCATTGTCAGCCCTTAG
- a CDS encoding solute carrier family 23 protein — protein sequence MSLFTWKLHGDGKSISSGEVVSTDERLTWPRTFGVGLQHIAAMFGATFLVPLITGFPPTTTLFFSGVGTLIFLALTANKVPSYLGSSFAFLAPIAAAKSGGGMSAALGGVVVTGLILVAVGLIVRQAGIGWINWMLPPVVTGTIVMVIGLNLAGAAKNNFAAGPTVGVITLASIALIAAGSRGFLSRISIFAGLVIGYGYAYAMGDVNTDGISAAKWFDLPTFTSPTFDGKAIVLFLPVVLVLIAENVGHVKAVSAMTGKNLDDQMGTALMADGVATTLAGIGGGSGTTTYAENIGVMAATRVYSTAAYWIAGVGAIGLSLSPKFGAVLSSTPVGALGGVGVALFGMIGVLGARIWIEGKVDFANSTNLIVAASALIIGISDMSWTRGDYTFNGIINATVVAIVGYRVLHSISSSRGTN from the coding sequence ATGTCTCTGTTTACATGGAAACTTCATGGGGATGGTAAATCAATTTCATCGGGCGAGGTCGTTTCTACCGATGAACGCCTTACCTGGCCCCGCACTTTTGGTGTCGGACTCCAACACATCGCTGCGATGTTCGGTGCCACGTTCCTCGTTCCCCTCATAACTGGCTTTCCACCAACGACGACACTCTTCTTCTCCGGTGTTGGAACTCTCATTTTCTTAGCACTGACTGCCAATAAAGTACCAAGCTACCTTGGATCATCCTTTGCATTTCTTGCACCGATCGCCGCTGCAAAATCCGGGGGTGGAATGTCGGCAGCCCTTGGGGGCGTTGTAGTTACCGGTCTTATTTTGGTGGCAGTTGGTCTCATTGTTCGCCAAGCTGGAATCGGTTGGATTAACTGGATGTTGCCTCCAGTAGTTACAGGAACAATCGTCATGGTCATAGGTTTAAATCTAGCTGGAGCGGCTAAAAACAATTTTGCTGCCGGACCCACCGTTGGTGTTATCACTCTTGCATCAATCGCTCTTATCGCTGCAGGCTCTCGTGGTTTCTTAAGTCGGATCAGTATTTTTGCCGGACTTGTTATCGGTTACGGTTATGCCTACGCAATGGGAGATGTTAATACCGATGGTATTTCTGCAGCGAAGTGGTTTGATCTTCCTACTTTTACATCACCTACATTTGATGGCAAAGCGATAGTTTTATTCTTACCTGTAGTTCTAGTTTTGATCGCTGAAAATGTCGGCCACGTTAAAGCGGTGTCGGCTATGACAGGCAAGAACTTAGATGATCAAATGGGAACTGCGCTAATGGCCGATGGAGTTGCAACGACTCTGGCCGGTATCGGTGGTGGATCAGGTACTACAACTTATGCCGAAAATATTGGTGTTATGGCAGCTACTCGAGTTTATTCAACAGCGGCATATTGGATTGCAGGTGTTGGTGCTATCGGACTATCACTTTCTCCTAAGTTTGGCGCAGTTCTAAGCTCTACCCCTGTCGGCGCACTGGGCGGTGTGGGAGTGGCGTTGTTTGGAATGATTGGTGTGCTTGGTGCACGCATATGGATTGAGGGTAAAGTCGATTTCGCCAATTCAACGAATTTAATCGTTGCTGCATCGGCGCTCATTATCGGTATCTCAGATATGTCATGGACCCGTGGGGATTACACCTTCAATGGCATCATTAATGCAACAGTGGTTGCAATTGTGGGATATCGAGTATTACATTCAATCTCATCGTCTCGAGGTACGAACTAA
- a CDS encoding PadR family transcriptional regulator yields MRSRSDSLEFALLGLLSQGPLHGYELRKRMGTIFGPFRALSFSVLYPQLRRMMEAGVIAESHVETTSRRSRIVYAITEKGVTRFSELTETVSPDTWEDEGFEIRFAFFSPTSSKNRVRILEGRHRRLKEKAEILRGELEKSPIGIDKYLEEWRRHSLESADREIAWLEDMIKTERK; encoded by the coding sequence ATGCGCTCACGCAGTGACTCCCTTGAGTTCGCACTCTTAGGTCTTCTCTCTCAAGGCCCTTTGCATGGCTATGAGCTACGAAAGCGTATGGGAACGATTTTTGGCCCCTTTCGAGCGCTCTCATTCTCAGTTCTCTACCCACAGCTTCGAAGGATGATGGAGGCTGGAGTAATCGCAGAGAGCCACGTTGAAACAACGTCGAGGCGCTCGCGAATTGTTTATGCCATTACAGAAAAAGGGGTTACAAGATTTTCTGAATTAACTGAAACCGTCAGCCCAGATACATGGGAGGACGAGGGATTCGAAATCCGCTTTGCTTTTTTCTCCCCAACATCGTCAAAGAACAGAGTAAGAATTCTTGAGGGGCGCCATCGTCGCCTTAAGGAAAAGGCAGAAATTCTGCGCGGTGAACTCGAGAAGTCACCGATCGGAATCGATAAATATCTAGAGGAGTGGCGACGTCACTCTCTGGAGTCAGCTGATCGAGAGATCGCTTGGCTGGAAGACATGATCAAAACCGAGAGGAAATAA
- a CDS encoding inositol-3-phosphate synthase: MNITTGKGDIRVAIVGVGNCANSLVQGVTYYKDAAIDQEIPGLMHAVVGGYHISSIKFVAAFDVDAKKVGLDLADAIWASENNTIKFSNVAQTGVPVMRGVTLDGLGKYYKETITESEAPAVDMVQVLKDEAVDVLICYLPVGSELAAKNYAQCAIDAGCAFVNALPVFIASDPEWEKKFADAGLPIVGDDIKSQVGATITHRIMAKLFQDRGVHLDRTYQLNVGGNMDFKNMLERDRLESKKISKTNSVTSQLDHDMGDKNVHIGPSDYIPWLDDRKWAYVRLEGRAFGDVPLNLEYKLEVWDSPNSAGVIIDALRCAKIGLDRKIGGALLSPSSYFMKTPPIQYTDEAAHDKLEDFIAGTLER, encoded by the coding sequence GTGAATATAACAACGGGTAAAGGCGACATCCGTGTTGCAATTGTTGGCGTAGGAAACTGCGCTAACTCTTTAGTTCAAGGAGTGACCTATTACAAGGACGCGGCCATAGATCAAGAGATTCCAGGTTTGATGCACGCAGTTGTTGGGGGATACCACATCTCTAGCATAAAGTTCGTCGCGGCCTTCGATGTCGATGCTAAGAAAGTCGGTCTTGATTTAGCCGATGCTATCTGGGCTAGTGAAAATAACACCATTAAATTTAGTAACGTCGCACAAACGGGTGTTCCAGTTATGCGAGGAGTTACTCTTGACGGTCTCGGTAAATACTACAAAGAGACGATCACCGAATCAGAAGCGCCTGCAGTAGATATGGTTCAGGTGCTAAAGGATGAAGCCGTAGATGTCTTAATCTGTTATTTACCCGTCGGTTCTGAGTTAGCTGCAAAGAATTATGCACAATGTGCAATTGATGCTGGATGCGCATTTGTAAATGCATTACCGGTTTTTATCGCCTCTGATCCAGAGTGGGAAAAGAAGTTTGCTGATGCAGGTTTGCCAATTGTTGGTGATGATATTAAGAGCCAAGTTGGTGCAACTATTACTCACCGCATCATGGCAAAGCTGTTTCAAGATCGCGGAGTTCACTTAGATCGTACATATCAATTAAACGTCGGTGGAAACATGGATTTCAAGAACATGCTCGAGCGTGATCGTCTTGAATCCAAGAAGATTTCAAAGACTAATTCGGTTACATCTCAACTCGATCATGACATGGGAGATAAGAATGTTCACATTGGACCTTCTGATTACATTCCCTGGTTAGATGATCGCAAATGGGCCTACGTTCGCCTCGAAGGCCGTGCATTTGGCGATGTTCCACTTAACCTTGAATATAAATTAGAGGTGTGGGATTCACCTAACTCAGCGGGAGTAATTATCGATGCACTTCGCTGTGCCAAGATTGGCTTGGATCGCAAGATCGGTGGAGCGTTGCTTTCCCCATCTAGCTACTTCATGAAGACCCCGCCGATTCAATATACCGATGAGGCAGCTCATGACAAGTTAGAGGATTTCATCGCCGGTACGTTAGAGCGATAA